A region of Cellulophaga sp. RHA19 DNA encodes the following proteins:
- a CDS encoding putative porin: MRYIILVFLLWGTVVFAQDPTLSNKDLGKKPGKVLKEGEEEKPSVEEYKIFTIKRDTTFLDTTLTIQKEYKYNYLRKDGFELMPFANIGKPANELGFDFDNESMYPALSTSALNANYWSVNEIKYYNVPTPLTELMFKTTMAQGQLLDAMLTFNMSPQLNISLGYKGFRSLGKYNYDQASSGNFTFTSNYTSKNNRYLLLAHIAAQDATYQENGGLIDGETQFETGDDEFTSRDRLDVAFIDAESVVLGKRYFLDHQYKLIKKAEDSTTSSIATSIAVGHQFSYETKFSKFNQDDQYDYFGDSFLKETNDKAHLQTTYNQLNATFSNRLLGKLKGYVGLYNYNYFFKSLLITPTGTISNQLKGTEVSLGAAYSKQIGEFNLKGDAAYNISGDLGGSLINAEATYIYKDKHRFTATLHNESKMPDFNFLLYQSNYQNYNWQNTSNFDKQNINSLAFKYSSKAYGTLSAKYTNIDKYTYFKSTATQEQIDAGRENAYIKPFQESASVGYLKLKYGKEFKFGRWALDNTVMYQNVTQSNSVLNVPDFVTRNTLYFSKDVFKGAMFLQTGVTFKYFTAYNMNAYNPALGEFYIQDQEKLGAYPMLDFFINGKVKQTRIYLKAEHFNSSFTGYDFYSAPNYPYRDFVIRFGLVWNFFS, encoded by the coding sequence ATGAGATATATTATACTTGTATTTTTACTTTGGGGAACTGTAGTTTTTGCTCAAGATCCAACTTTGTCTAATAAAGATTTAGGTAAAAAACCTGGTAAAGTTTTAAAAGAGGGAGAAGAGGAAAAGCCTAGTGTAGAGGAGTATAAAATTTTTACAATTAAAAGGGATACTACTTTTTTAGACACAACACTTACAATACAAAAGGAGTATAAATACAACTACCTAAGAAAAGATGGGTTTGAGTTAATGCCATTTGCAAACATTGGTAAGCCAGCTAATGAGTTAGGTTTTGATTTTGATAACGAATCTATGTATCCTGCTTTGAGTACATCAGCATTAAATGCCAATTATTGGAGTGTTAATGAAATTAAATATTATAATGTTCCTACGCCTTTAACAGAGTTAATGTTTAAAACTACAATGGCTCAAGGTCAATTGTTAGACGCTATGTTAACTTTTAATATGTCGCCTCAGTTAAATATATCATTAGGTTACAAAGGCTTTAGGTCTTTAGGTAAGTACAATTATGATCAAGCTTCTTCAGGTAATTTTACCTTTACATCTAATTATACCTCTAAAAATAATAGATATTTATTGTTAGCACATATAGCGGCACAAGATGCAACGTATCAAGAAAATGGAGGACTAATAGACGGTGAAACTCAATTTGAAACTGGAGATGATGAATTTACTAGTAGAGATAGGTTAGATGTAGCTTTTATAGATGCGGAAAGTGTTGTTTTAGGAAAAAGATATTTTTTAGATCATCAGTACAAGTTGATTAAAAAAGCAGAAGACTCAACAACCAGTTCTATTGCTACGTCTATAGCAGTAGGACACCAGTTTAGTTATGAAACTAAATTTTCAAAATTTAATCAAGATGATCAGTACGATTATTTTGGAGATTCATTTCTAAAAGAAACTAATGATAAGGCTCATTTACAAACCACATACAATCAGTTAAACGCAACATTTTCTAATAGATTACTGGGGAAACTAAAAGGTTATGTAGGTCTTTATAATTACAATTATTTTTTTAAGAGTCTGCTTATCACCCCAACGGGTACTATAAGTAATCAATTAAAAGGTACAGAAGTTTCTTTAGGAGCTGCTTATAGTAAACAAATAGGGGAGTTTAACTTAAAAGGAGATGCGGCGTATAATATTTCTGGTGATTTAGGAGGTAGTTTAATTAATGCAGAAGCTACCTATATATATAAGGATAAACATCGTTTTACCGCAACCCTGCATAACGAGTCTAAAATGCCCGATTTTAATTTTCTGCTCTACCAAAGTAATTACCAAAACTACAACTGGCAAAATACCTCAAACTTTGATAAGCAAAATATAAACAGTTTGGCTTTTAAGTATAGTTCCAAGGCATATGGTACATTGTCTGCAAAATACACCAATATAGATAAGTATACTTATTTTAAATCTACGGCCACACAAGAACAGATAGATGCTGGTCGGGAAAATGCATATATTAAACCTTTTCAAGAGAGTGCATCTGTTGGTTATTTAAAATTAAAATATGGAAAAGAGTTTAAATTTGGTCGTTGGGCTTTAGATAATACAGTAATGTATCAAAATGTAACCCAGTCCAATTCCGTTTTAAATGTGCCAGACTTTGTAACCAGAAACACACTTTATTTCTCTAAAGATGTATTTAAGGGGGCAATGTTTTTACAAACAGGAGTTACGTTTAAGTATTTTACTGCTTATAATATGAATGCCTACAATCCTGCTTTAGGGGAATTTTACATTCAAGATCAAGAAAAGTTAGGTGCATATCCTATGTTAGACTTCTTTATAAATGGAAAAGTAAAGCAAACAAGAATCTATTTAAAGGCAGAACACTTTAACTCGTCCTTTACGGGCTACGATTTTTATTCGGCTCCAAATTACCCTTATCGTGACTTTGTTATACGTTTTGGGTTGGTGTGGAACTTCTTTTCTTAA
- a CDS encoding thrombospondin type 3 repeat-containing protein, with translation MTKKLFLLFLLSFSFAFAQFNEAAPWMKNLKKGKTSTSLKGNNSNLSIDDLKISFDTYWESRNKNEKGSGYKPFMRWQNYWSYYQNSNGTLPNAKEIYNSWLAKNNTANKVNPTSSWTTVGPSTSNVFPGRLPGNGRINAITVDPNNENVWYAGAPAGGIWKSTNAGTSWTNLFSDFLQIGVSGIAVDPNNSNIIYISTGDDDARDSYSIGVFKSTDGGTTWNETGLNPSTTPSGNSFTTNEITIDPTNSNIVWVGSSNGLYQTTDGGTTWTNKLEENITDFKLKPGESNTIYAVDFNNFYKSTDGGNTFAQVTSNLPTSSGRLVLGVTPANEGLVYVLSANTDYSFQGFYKSTDSGTVFTKTSNTVDILESKQAWFDLALEVSPTDENTLFTGCLNIWRSTNGGNSFSRRNNWSSNNSSYTHADIHTLKMFGSKLFCGSDGGLYVSENSATTFTDVTNGMSISQFYRISVAKDDSSKMIGGLQDNGGNVFNNNQWNNYHGGDGMDNAIDPNNNNLIYGFTQFGGSLNISSNSGENIAQIGPPQTTTNGETKDIEGNWITPITINSRGEVFAGFDAIYKLEGTSWVKVSTSAGFGKIEDLEADPLNPDILYAVNNNVIYKSDDNGINFSSYITLPGAISDLAINNSDSSILYATTSNRVGIELASQPFNRGVYKITNDGTDATSENITLNLPTDQAYFSIAHQGLHQDNPIFIGTSLGIYRLDDTLTEWEEYDTNLPNVAIGDIDINSLDNIITAATYGRGVWQSPIPTKDPENDVSLTSITPNVNAIICGDITPTATIKNIGTNTITEVTFSYGLNNTDKNFIWTGTLNFDESTTIDLPSIASSGFGKTSLQVTATVTDDTFNTNNSKNKTIYINKEGNGSILNTFDSNEEALISFNESSDLSLWEKGTPTGTLLNTASSGTDVYATNLDGEHPNNTKAFLVSNCYNIATIANPVLKFKMAYDLEENWDIVYVEYSTDQGEEWKVLGNINSQPNWYNSDRTNALSGVADDCQNCPGKQWTGTNTTFTEYSYDFNANAALGEVNLSIEENIIFRIVFHSDPGVSQEGVVIDDFILDGETDDDDDDNDGILDVDDNCPTIANADQLDTDGDGIGDVCDTDDDNDGILDVDDNCNLIANPDQADADNDNIGDVCDNDNDNDGVIDSVDLCPNTPIDTVVNVNGCEVFSLPSSNFRIKTIAESCISSNNGSIDITAETQLNYTATITGNINETKSFTNAASFNNLSLGTYTVCITVEGQTGYENCFSVSILEPEPLGVSTAVNSISNKVTFNLTGGSVYNININDKTYSTTKSNITLPLDKIENKISIKTNKDCQGIYEERIISSSDIFIYPNPVSGGDLTIELNKPNIEQVEISLFTISGTKVYKKDHKTNNGAIKFSVDSLARGIYVLNIKTDQTILTYKIIRK, from the coding sequence ATGACAAAAAAACTATTCCTACTTTTTCTACTAAGTTTCTCCTTTGCTTTTGCTCAGTTTAATGAAGCAGCACCTTGGATGAAAAATTTAAAAAAAGGAAAAACAAGCACATCATTAAAAGGAAATAACTCTAATTTGTCTATTGACGATTTAAAAATTTCTTTTGACACTTACTGGGAAAGCAGAAACAAAAATGAAAAAGGTAGTGGATACAAACCTTTTATGAGGTGGCAAAACTACTGGAGCTATTACCAAAACTCTAATGGAACCTTACCTAATGCTAAAGAAATATACAACTCTTGGTTAGCTAAAAATAATACTGCAAACAAAGTAAACCCTACAAGTAGCTGGACAACAGTAGGGCCATCTACCAGCAATGTTTTTCCTGGTAGATTACCTGGAAATGGTAGAATAAACGCCATAACAGTAGACCCTAATAACGAAAACGTTTGGTACGCAGGAGCTCCTGCTGGTGGAATTTGGAAATCTACAAATGCTGGCACTAGCTGGACAAACCTTTTTTCTGACTTCTTGCAAATTGGTGTTTCTGGTATTGCTGTAGACCCTAACAACTCTAATATTATATATATTTCTACAGGTGATGATGATGCCAGAGACTCATACAGCATTGGTGTTTTTAAATCTACTGATGGTGGCACAACCTGGAACGAAACAGGCTTAAACCCAAGTACAACCCCTTCTGGAAATTCTTTTACTACAAATGAAATTACAATAGACCCTACAAATAGTAATATTGTTTGGGTTGGCTCTAGCAACGGACTTTACCAAACTACAGATGGTGGCACAACTTGGACCAATAAATTAGAAGAGAATATTACTGACTTTAAGCTTAAACCTGGAGAAAGCAATACTATTTATGCTGTTGATTTTAATAATTTTTACAAATCTACCGATGGCGGAAACACTTTTGCACAAGTAACCAGCAATTTACCTACTAGCTCTGGAAGACTAGTTTTAGGTGTTACACCTGCAAATGAGGGCCTTGTATATGTTTTAAGTGCCAATACTGATTATTCTTTTCAAGGATTTTACAAATCTACAGATAGCGGAACTGTATTTACAAAAACATCTAACACTGTAGATATTTTAGAATCTAAACAAGCTTGGTTTGATTTAGCTTTAGAAGTATCTCCTACAGATGAAAACACTTTATTTACAGGCTGTTTAAATATATGGAGAAGCACCAATGGAGGAAATAGTTTTAGCAGGCGAAATAATTGGAGTTCCAATAATAGCTCATATACGCATGCAGATATACATACCCTTAAAATGTTTGGAAGCAAACTTTTTTGTGGTAGTGATGGCGGACTATATGTATCTGAAAACAGTGCAACAACATTTACAGATGTAACAAACGGAATGTCTATAAGTCAGTTTTACAGAATATCTGTTGCTAAAGATGACTCGTCTAAAATGATTGGCGGATTACAAGATAATGGCGGCAATGTATTTAATAACAACCAATGGAATAATTACCATGGAGGTGATGGTATGGACAATGCTATTGACCCAAATAACAACAATTTAATATACGGTTTTACTCAATTTGGCGGATCTTTAAATATATCTTCTAACTCAGGAGAAAATATAGCGCAAATTGGACCTCCACAAACTACAACTAATGGAGAAACTAAAGATATTGAAGGAAATTGGATTACCCCAATTACAATTAACAGCAGAGGTGAAGTTTTTGCTGGCTTTGATGCAATTTATAAATTAGAAGGTACTAGTTGGGTAAAAGTAAGCACTTCGGCAGGCTTTGGTAAAATTGAAGATTTAGAAGCAGATCCTTTAAATCCGGATATTCTTTATGCTGTAAACAACAATGTTATTTATAAAAGTGATGACAATGGCATCAACTTCTCAAGTTACATAACTTTACCAGGTGCTATATCTGATTTAGCAATTAACAACTCAGACAGCTCTATACTTTACGCAACAACATCTAATAGAGTGGGTATAGAATTAGCTAGCCAACCATTTAATCGTGGTGTATACAAAATTACTAACGACGGCACAGATGCTACATCAGAGAATATTACTCTAAACCTACCAACAGACCAAGCTTATTTTAGTATTGCTCATCAAGGGTTACACCAAGACAATCCTATTTTTATTGGTACTAGTTTAGGTATATACAGGTTAGATGATACACTTACAGAATGGGAAGAATATGATACAAACCTACCCAACGTTGCAATTGGAGACATAGATATTAACAGCTTAGATAACATTATTACAGCGGCCACTTACGGAAGAGGTGTTTGGCAATCCCCTATACCAACAAAAGATCCTGAAAATGACGTTAGTTTAACTTCTATAACTCCAAATGTAAACGCTATTATTTGCGGAGACATTACACCAACAGCAACTATAAAAAACATTGGAACAAACACCATAACAGAGGTAACTTTTAGTTATGGGTTAAACAATACCGATAAAAATTTTATTTGGACGGGTACTTTAAATTTTGATGAATCTACAACTATAGACCTACCAAGTATTGCTTCTTCAGGTTTTGGCAAAACCTCATTACAGGTTACCGCCACAGTTACTGATGACACTTTTAATACAAACAATTCAAAAAATAAAACTATATATATTAATAAAGAAGGTAACGGAAGTATTTTAAACACATTTGATAGTAATGAGGAAGCTTTAATCAGTTTTAACGAGTCTAGCGATCTTTCATTATGGGAAAAAGGTACACCTACAGGAACGCTATTAAATACCGCTAGTTCTGGAACAGATGTATATGCAACAAATTTAGATGGCGAACATCCAAATAACACTAAAGCATTTTTAGTTAGTAACTGTTATAACATAGCTACAATAGCAAATCCAGTATTAAAGTTTAAAATGGCTTATGACCTAGAAGAAAACTGGGATATTGTTTATGTTGAATACTCTACAGACCAAGGTGAAGAGTGGAAAGTACTAGGTAATATCAATAGCCAGCCTAACTGGTACAATAGCGACAGAACAAATGCTTTATCTGGAGTTGCTGATGATTGTCAAAATTGTCCTGGTAAACAATGGACAGGTACTAATACTACTTTTACAGAATATAGTTACGATTTTAATGCTAATGCAGCTTTAGGAGAAGTTAATTTAAGTATTGAAGAAAATATAATTTTTAGAATTGTTTTTCATTCTGACCCAGGAGTTAGTCAAGAAGGTGTAGTTATTGATGATTTTATTTTAGACGGAGAAACAGATGACGATGACGATGACAACGATGGTATTTTAGATGTAGATGATAACTGTCCAACTATTGCAAATGCAGACCAGCTAGATACAGATGGTGATGGCATAGGTGATGTTTGCGATACTGATGATGATAATGATGGAATTCTAGATGTAGACGATAATTGTAATTTAATTGCAAATCCAGACCAGGCAGATGCAGACAATGATAATATTGGCGATGTTTGTGATAATGACAATGATAATGATGGCGTTATAGATAGTGTAGACCTTTGCCCTAATACACCAATAGATACAGTTGTAAATGTAAATGGATGTGAAGTATTTTCTTTACCATCTTCTAACTTTAGAATAAAAACAATTGCAGAAAGCTGTATATCTAGCAACAATGGATCTATTGATATTACTGCTGAAACACAACTTAATTATACAGCAACTATAACTGGGAACATAAATGAAACTAAATCTTTTACTAATGCAGCTTCTTTTAATAACCTATCACTAGGCACTTATACTGTTTGTATTACTGTTGAAGGGCAAACAGGATATGAAAATTGTTTTTCAGTTTCAATATTAGAACCAGAACCTTTAGGTGTTTCTACTGCAGTAAATTCTATATCAAATAAGGTAACTTTTAATTTAACTGGCGGCAGTGTTTATAACATCAATATTAACGATAAAACATACAGCACTACTAAAAGCAACATAACATTGCCTTTAGATAAAATAGAAAACAAAATTAGTATTAAGACTAACAAAGATTGCCAAGGTATATACGAAGAACGAATTATTTCTAGCTCAGATATATTTATTTACCCAAACCCTGTGTCTGGAGGTGATTTAACCATAGAGTTAAATAAACCAAATATTGAGCAAGTAGAAATTTCTTTATTTACAATTAGCGGCACTAAGGTTTATAAAAAAGATCATAAAACTAATAATGGCGCTATAAAATTTAGTGTAGATTCTCTTGCAAGAGGTATATATGTGTTAAATATAAAAACTGACCAAACAATACTTACTTATAAAATAATTAGAAAATAA
- a CDS encoding SusC/RagA family TonB-linked outer membrane protein, whose protein sequence is MRKKVTWILTPLLVMLMNFSYAQEKTITGNVTDQDGLPLPGVSVLVVGTAIGTQSDFDGNYTISAKVGQVLRYSYIGQKTTDRTVGVSSTINLQMEEDAEALEEVVVTAYGVQKKESLTGSIAEIKSEEIAKVASGNAVTGLTGKVSGVQIFSNSGQPGTAPTVRFRGIGSLNGSSAPLYVVDGVPYNESITSLNPNDIESISFLKDAAAAALYGNRGANGVIIVTTKKGKAGKVSVTLDVRTSFTSRATKDYDVFDDAGEYLEAYHKMLKNNDIVENGTDVATAGLNASTNLFDGPQGLVYNPFGGDRATVIDPNTGKLRSGNQLWTSDWEDDLFNDGSGIQTLYASIAGGTEKATYFFSVGNEDNTGYNVNTGFKRLTLNMNLSSQVSDNIRLGMSANYANREQTGTLTNNITGNFAWVRNIAPIYPVFAVDHATGATVLDDKGNPLWDWADVTSPNATAGRPFNGFSNPHALQTLNVNKSVRDNLTSRAFAEIKFLKDFTFTYNFGLDLAFYNTTNYTNKIVGSSASSDVNGRLSEQFGRGTTYTNQQLLGWKKTIADDHHLDILLGHENSDYNFKFLDANKKNQFISNDISASLFAENDGAGNVTGGPTEYLLEGFFARMLYDFDNKYYINGSFRRDGSSVFSEDNRWGNFWGAGVAWRISKESFMDNVDWISELKLKSSIGQQGNDYVGYPDNTAVRNYAPYLDQWDVTTDGEEFNLSKTVLGNKDLKWETSTNFNAGFELNMFDNRLRIESEYFQRKITDLIFNRPLPNSSGLPSIPENVMDMQNVGVEASIAYDIIRSKNLNWTVDLNATHYKNEITKLAPGRDFIDPGTVYRWEKGSSAFDYYIRDFVGVNPTNGNAIWYTSSEFEADGTTPIINNQTEDYSVASETNLGKSALPDVNGGFTSSLTYKNLDFSFALSYQFGGYAFDAIYNDAFGGGIGENLSRDFYKTWTHDNTTASLPRVIDGSRNYNTSDLLLEKSDFISLNDVSIGYTLPNDVVEKIGLSKVRIYGLGNNLALWTASGRDGFDPRASVTGGNNSVRYATLKTFSLGLNVNF, encoded by the coding sequence ATGAGAAAAAAAGTAACTTGGATTTTAACTCCCTTATTGGTGATGTTAATGAACTTCTCTTATGCACAAGAGAAAACAATTACAGGTAATGTAACAGACCAAGATGGTTTACCTTTACCTGGGGTTTCTGTACTAGTAGTAGGTACAGCAATTGGGACACAATCTGACTTTGATGGTAATTATACCATAAGTGCAAAAGTAGGTCAGGTTTTGCGTTACAGTTATATTGGTCAAAAAACCACAGATAGAACTGTAGGTGTATCAAGTACAATTAATCTTCAAATGGAAGAAGATGCAGAAGCGTTAGAGGAAGTTGTGGTAACCGCCTATGGTGTTCAAAAAAAGGAATCGCTTACTGGGTCAATTGCAGAAATTAAGTCTGAAGAAATTGCAAAAGTAGCTTCTGGTAATGCAGTAACTGGTTTAACAGGTAAGGTTTCTGGTGTTCAAATTTTTTCAAATTCTGGACAACCTGGTACTGCTCCAACCGTAAGGTTTAGAGGTATTGGTTCTTTAAACGGATCTTCTGCTCCTTTATATGTTGTAGATGGTGTTCCGTATAACGAATCTATAACTTCGTTAAATCCTAATGATATAGAATCAATATCATTTTTAAAGGATGCTGCCGCTGCGGCTTTGTACGGTAATAGAGGTGCAAACGGTGTTATTATTGTAACGACTAAAAAAGGTAAGGCGGGTAAAGTAAGTGTGACTTTAGACGTTAGAACTAGTTTTACTAGCAGAGCAACCAAAGATTATGATGTTTTTGATGATGCTGGTGAGTATTTAGAAGCGTACCACAAAATGTTAAAAAATAATGATATTGTAGAGAATGGTACAGATGTAGCTACAGCAGGGCTTAATGCTTCTACAAATTTATTTGATGGGCCTCAAGGTTTAGTGTATAACCCTTTTGGTGGAGATAGAGCTACGGTTATAGATCCTAATACTGGAAAATTAAGATCGGGCAATCAATTATGGACATCAGATTGGGAAGATGACTTATTTAATGACGGTAGTGGTATACAAACTTTATATGCAAGTATAGCTGGTGGAACAGAAAAAGCAACTTATTTCTTTTCGGTAGGTAATGAAGATAATACTGGTTATAACGTTAATACAGGATTTAAAAGGTTAACACTAAATATGAACCTTAGTTCTCAAGTTAGTGACAACATTAGATTGGGAATGTCTGCAAATTATGCAAACAGAGAGCAAACAGGTACTTTAACTAATAATATTACAGGTAATTTTGCTTGGGTTAGAAATATTGCTCCTATATATCCTGTTTTTGCAGTAGATCATGCAACAGGTGCTACAGTTTTAGATGACAAGGGAAATCCTCTTTGGGATTGGGCAGATGTTACTTCTCCTAATGCTACAGCCGGAAGACCATTTAATGGTTTTTCTAATCCTCATGCATTACAAACTTTAAATGTTAACAAATCTGTTAGAGACAATTTAACATCTAGAGCATTTGCAGAGATCAAATTTTTAAAAGACTTTACATTCACGTATAATTTTGGTTTAGATTTAGCTTTTTATAATACTACTAATTATACAAATAAAATTGTTGGTAGTTCTGCTTCTTCAGATGTCAATGGTAGGTTGTCAGAGCAATTTGGTAGAGGAACAACATACACAAACCAGCAACTATTAGGTTGGAAAAAAACAATTGCAGATGATCATCATTTGGATATTTTGTTAGGACATGAAAACTCAGATTATAATTTTAAGTTTTTAGACGCTAATAAAAAAAATCAATTTATTTCTAATGATATTTCTGCTAGTCTTTTTGCAGAAAATGACGGTGCTGGTAATGTAACTGGCGGACCAACAGAATATTTGTTAGAAGGTTTTTTTGCTAGAATGTTGTATGATTTTGATAATAAATACTACATAAATGGTAGTTTCCGTAGAGATGGCTCTTCTGTTTTTTCTGAAGATAACAGATGGGGTAACTTTTGGGGTGCTGGTGTTGCTTGGAGAATATCTAAAGAATCTTTTATGGATAATGTAGATTGGATTTCTGAGTTAAAATTAAAGTCTAGTATAGGTCAACAGGGTAATGACTATGTGGGTTATCCAGATAATACAGCTGTTAGAAATTATGCTCCTTATTTAGATCAGTGGGATGTTACTACAGATGGTGAAGAGTTTAACTTAAGTAAAACTGTTTTAGGTAACAAAGATTTAAAATGGGAAACATCTACCAACTTTAATGCTGGTTTTGAGTTAAATATGTTTGATAATAGACTAAGAATAGAATCAGAATATTTTCAACGTAAAATAACAGATCTAATTTTTAATAGACCATTACCAAATTCATCTGGCTTACCGTCTATCCCAGAAAATGTTATGGATATGCAAAACGTAGGTGTAGAGGCTAGTATTGCTTATGATATAATTAGAAGCAAAAATTTAAATTGGACTGTAGATCTTAATGCTACTCATTATAAAAATGAAATTACAAAATTAGCTCCAGGAAGAGATTTTATAGATCCAGGTACAGTGTACAGGTGGGAAAAAGGTAGTAGTGCTTTTGATTATTATATTAGAGATTTTGTTGGCGTAAACCCTACAAATGGTAACGCAATATGGTATACATCTAGTGAGTTTGAGGCAGATGGTACAACGCCTATAATTAATAACCAAACTGAAGATTATTCAGTAGCATCAGAAACTAATTTAGGAAAATCTGCTTTGCCAGATGTTAATGGTGGTTTTACATCGTCACTTACATATAAAAATTTAGATTTTAGCTTTGCGCTTTCTTACCAGTTTGGAGGGTATGCTTTTGACGCTATTTATAATGATGCTTTTGGTGGCGGAATTGGAGAAAATCTTAGTAGAGATTTTTATAAGACTTGGACGCATGATAATACTACGGCTAGTTTACCTAGAGTTATAGATGGTTCTAGAAATTATAATACATCAGATTTACTTTTAGAAAAATCAGATTTTATTAGCCTTAACGATGTTTCTATTGGTTATACTTTACCTAATGATGTTGTAGAAAAAATAGGTTTATCTAAAGTTAGAATATATGGTTTGGGTAATAACTTGGCCTTATGGACAGCTTCTGGTAGAGATGGTTTTGATCCAAGAGCAAGTGTTACTGGTGGTAACAACTCTGTTAGGTATGCAACGTTAAAGACGTTTTCATTAGGTTTAAATGTTAATTTTTAA
- a CDS encoding RagB/SusD family nutrient uptake outer membrane protein: MKKIVLITAVLAVMVSCSKDQLESDLENIVTDATISELAEESPEALLSTASSFDAGTINNMRTFDVAGTGGDHNDYGQKSIDVMMDIMSNDMIDSNNGWWYDDLYKYIGRTQESGTETNLIWDYYYEIIKGANQTITLIGGLDESVLTEDLSYVLSRSKVVRGLAYLQLIQIYQKGQPALSDAGVPIIDPTADLINGPGFGRLTVGDVYGQIETDLKEGYDGLEGFSRPDKTVINQNIAAGYLARFYLLSKDYNKAVQFAEIAKSEGALAADQLLDGFQFISNTEWLWGADINGDTSSLFASFFSQMQSYSPVQKAAGGVTPGYTGQLGHHRTVDVRLYNAVSSTDIRSNWFGPDNGQIDQPKEGQIYNYKFYDDTFFEADYVYMRVSEMYLIIAEAKAAAGDDSGAAQELFNLISTRDPEYTLSTNSGSSLMDEIRLHRRIELWGEGFGLLDMKRWNVGLVRDFEGTTHPNNPASFYNIPAGDARFTFQIPETEINLNDAITPADQNQ; the protein is encoded by the coding sequence ATGAAAAAAATAGTATTAATAACTGCAGTTTTAGCTGTTATGGTTAGTTGTAGTAAAGATCAGTTAGAGTCTGATTTAGAAAACATAGTTACAGATGCTACTATATCTGAATTAGCAGAAGAATCTCCAGAGGCATTATTGTCTACAGCTAGTTCTTTTGATGCAGGAACAATAAATAACATGCGTACTTTTGATGTAGCTGGTACAGGAGGTGATCATAACGATTACGGTCAAAAATCTATTGATGTTATGATGGATATTATGTCTAACGATATGATAGATTCTAACAACGGTTGGTGGTATGACGATTTGTATAAGTACATTGGTAGAACACAAGAGTCTGGTACAGAAACTAATTTAATCTGGGACTATTACTACGAGATTATAAAAGGAGCTAACCAAACAATTACATTAATTGGTGGTTTAGATGAGTCTGTTTTAACAGAAGATTTATCTTATGTTTTATCTAGATCTAAGGTTGTTAGAGGTTTGGCATATTTACAGTTGATACAAATTTACCAAAAAGGGCAACCTGCATTGTCTGATGCTGGTGTACCTATAATAGATCCAACAGCTGATTTAATTAATGGACCAGGTTTTGGAAGATTAACGGTTGGTGATGTCTATGGTCAAATTGAAACAGATTTAAAAGAAGGTTATGATGGGTTAGAAGGCTTTTCTAGACCAGATAAAACAGTTATTAACCAGAATATTGCTGCAGGTTATTTAGCAAGATTTTATTTGTTATCTAAAGATTATAATAAGGCAGTTCAGTTTGCAGAAATTGCAAAGTCTGAAGGAGCTTTAGCTGCAGATCAATTGTTAGATGGTTTTCAATTTATTTCTAATACAGAATGGTTATGGGGTGCAGATATTAATGGTGATACATCATCTTTATTTGCTTCTTTCTTTTCGCAGATGCAATCTTATTCTCCTGTACAAAAAGCGGCTGGTGGTGTAACTCCAGGATACACGGGGCAATTAGGACATCATAGAACAGTAGATGTTAGGTTGTACAATGCAGTATCATCTACAGATATTCGTAGCAATTGGTTTGGTCCAGATAATGGTCAAATAGATCAGCCAAAAGAGGGTCAAATCTATAATTATAAATTTTATGATGATACTTTTTTTGAAGCAGATTATGTTTATATGAGAGTTTCAGAAATGTACTTAATTATTGCAGAGGCTAAAGCAGCTGCGGGAGATGATTCTGGTGCGGCTCAAGAATTATTTAATTTAATTTCTACAAGAGACCCAGAATATACATTATCTACAAATTCTGGTTCTAGTTTAATGGATGAAATTAGGTTACACAGGCGTATAGAATTATGGGGAGAAGGTTTTGGTTTGTTAGATATGAAGAGATGGAATGTAGGTCTTGTGCGTGATTTTGAAGGAACAACACACCCTAACAACCCAGCATCTTTTTATAATATTCCTGCTGGGGATGCAAGGTTTACTTTTCAGATTCCAGAAACTGAAATTAATTTAAATGATGCAATTACTCCTGCAGATCAAAATCAATAA